The following proteins are encoded in a genomic region of Syntrophorhabdaceae bacterium:
- a CDS encoding PTS sugar transporter subunit IIA, with protein MIGLVVVAHFNLAREMVAATELIVGKQKQFGYVDIFPTDDVDKVKDKVVQALKKVDSPQGIIILTDMFGGTPSNISLSFLEEGKVEVVAGVNLPMLIKLVSYREGKSLNELARFIAQYGQKNIYLATDVLKARKKD; from the coding sequence ATGATAGGACTGGTGGTAGTGGCTCATTTCAATCTCGCCCGGGAGATGGTTGCGGCCACGGAACTGATAGTGGGTAAACAGAAACAGTTCGGTTATGTCGATATTTTTCCGACCGACGACGTGGATAAGGTGAAGGATAAGGTTGTCCAGGCCCTGAAAAAAGTCGATTCCCCCCAGGGAATTATTATTCTGACCGATATGTTCGGGGGCACGCCCTCCAACATCAGCCTCTCTTTCCTGGAGGAAGGGAAGGTAGAGGTCGTGGCGGGCGTTAATCTTCCCATGCTCATAAAATTGGTATCGTACCGGGAAGGCAAGTCGCTCAATGAGCTTGCCCGGTTTATCGCCCAGTACGGCCAGAAAAATATATATCTGGCGACGGATGTCTTGAAAGCGAGAAAAAAGGATTAA
- a CDS encoding PTS sugar transporter subunit IIA: MTIEEVLHEQCVLSDLTGTSKKEIITELVKALGDAHLVQDTEKAVAVVLEREKLGSTGIGDGVAIPHGKLKGIDTIRCVFGRSKAGVDFDAIDHKPVHIFFLLIAPEDSASLHLKMLSRISIVLRDPSFRKSLVEFNREGLYGKVIEEDRKHP; this comes from the coding sequence ATGACCATTGAAGAAGTGCTGCACGAGCAGTGCGTTTTGAGCGACCTCACGGGAACCTCGAAAAAAGAAATTATCACCGAGCTCGTAAAAGCACTCGGTGACGCACATCTCGTTCAGGATACGGAAAAGGCGGTGGCGGTGGTCCTGGAGAGGGAAAAACTCGGAAGCACGGGCATCGGCGATGGGGTTGCCATACCGCATGGAAAACTGAAAGGCATCGACACGATTCGCTGCGTCTTCGGGAGGTCGAAGGCCGGTGTCGATTTCGATGCCATCGACCACAAGCCGGTCCACATATTCTTTCTTCTCATCGCGCCGGAGGATTCGGCGAGCCTCCACCTCAAAATGCTTTCCCGTATCTCCATTGTCCTCAGGGATCCTTCCTTCAGAAAAAGTCTCGTCGAATTCAATCGCGAAGGGCTTTATGGAAAAGTGATAGAAGAGGATAGAAAACATCCATGA
- the hprK gene encoding HPr(Ser) kinase/phosphatase has product MTGITVQELKEDTVYGLELEAYSGHKGLSRKIYNPRIQKLGLVITGHMVYLHPHRVQILGNVEMSYLHSLPEEESKRIIKELCKNAVVCFIITRNLSVPDYFLRETEKKDIPILRTPLITSVFIERITRFLEERLAPNTIVHGVLMDILGVGVLIIGRPGIGKSENALDLVMRGHRLVVDDVVQVKKMGVIDLYGEAPEMIKNLLEIRGVGIVDIRQLFGVSSVRDRKKIDFVVELLDWEKGVECERVGLREDKYSLLGLDLPLVRIPVSSGRNVSAIIELACRNHILKTQGINTAVELEEKILRTIEKGQSIENSNS; this is encoded by the coding sequence ATGACGGGTATAACGGTACAAGAGCTCAAGGAAGACACGGTATACGGGCTCGAACTGGAGGCATATTCAGGACATAAGGGGTTATCGAGAAAGATCTATAATCCCAGAATTCAGAAGCTGGGGCTCGTAATCACGGGCCACATGGTGTATCTCCATCCCCACAGGGTGCAGATCCTGGGCAACGTGGAGATGTCCTATCTTCATTCTCTCCCTGAAGAAGAAAGCAAGCGGATAATAAAAGAGCTTTGCAAAAATGCCGTGGTCTGTTTTATAATAACGCGCAACCTCAGCGTTCCCGATTATTTTTTGCGGGAGACGGAGAAGAAAGATATCCCCATCCTGAGGACCCCGCTCATCACCTCGGTATTTATAGAGAGGATCACGAGGTTTCTCGAAGAAAGGCTGGCGCCCAATACGATCGTCCATGGGGTCCTGATGGATATCCTGGGCGTGGGTGTTCTGATAATAGGGCGGCCCGGCATAGGCAAGAGCGAGAACGCCCTCGACCTTGTCATGCGCGGGCACCGGCTTGTTGTTGACGACGTGGTCCAGGTGAAGAAGATGGGGGTAATCGACCTCTATGGCGAGGCCCCCGAAATGATAAAGAATCTTCTGGAGATCCGGGGAGTGGGCATCGTGGATATACGACAGCTCTTCGGAGTTTCTTCGGTGCGGGACAGGAAGAAGATCGATTTCGTCGTGGAGCTTCTCGACTGGGAGAAAGGCGTGGAATGCGAAAGAGTGGGGCTCAGGGAGGATAAATACAGTCTCCTCGGTCTCGACCTGCCTCTCGTCAGGATACCTGTCAGCTCCGGGAGAAACGTTTCCGCGATCATAGAGCTTGCGTGCAGGAACCACATCCTCAAGACCCAGGGCATCAATACGGCCGTGGAACTGGAGGAGAAGATTTTGAGAACTATTGAAAAGGGACAAAGCATTGAAAATAGTAATTCTTAG
- the metK gene encoding methionine adenosyltransferase, which yields MGMTRFLFSSESVAEGHPDKVSDQISDAILDAIIGQDTKARVACETLVTTGLVLVGGEITTSCYVHVPDVVRETIKGIGYNNSSMGFDWETCAVITSIDEQSPDIAMGVNETEGHEQGAGDQGIMFGYACNETAEYMPMTISYAHKLVERLAKVRHDNTLNFLRPDGKSQVTIEYIDRKPVRVDAVVIAAQHNPDVTSQTVREGVIEEVIKKVIPEEMMDDKTKIYVNSTGRFVVGGPKGDCGMTGRKIIVDTYGGVGSHGGGAFSGKDPSKVDRSASYMARYIAKNLVAAGLADRIELQLAYTIGVAEPVSVMVDTQGTAKISPDRIAEIVMEVFDMRPRKIIERLDLLRPIYNKTACCGHFGRNDPDFTWEKLDMVDQIRKKAGI from the coding sequence ATGGGAATGACCAGGTTTCTATTTTCATCCGAATCGGTTGCCGAAGGACATCCGGACAAGGTTTCCGACCAGATTTCAGACGCGATCCTTGATGCCATAATAGGACAGGATACAAAGGCGAGAGTGGCCTGCGAAACCCTCGTCACCACGGGGCTCGTGCTTGTGGGTGGCGAAATCACGACCAGCTGCTACGTCCATGTACCCGACGTGGTACGGGAGACGATAAAGGGGATCGGTTACAATAATTCTTCCATGGGCTTCGACTGGGAGACATGCGCAGTCATCACTTCCATAGACGAGCAGTCGCCCGATATCGCCATGGGCGTCAATGAGACCGAGGGCCACGAGCAGGGCGCCGGCGACCAGGGCATCATGTTCGGCTACGCGTGCAACGAGACCGCCGAGTACATGCCCATGACCATCTCCTATGCCCATAAACTCGTCGAGCGGCTCGCGAAGGTGAGGCACGACAATACTCTTAACTTCCTCCGGCCTGACGGAAAGAGCCAGGTGACGATCGAATATATCGACAGAAAGCCCGTGAGGGTGGACGCGGTGGTTATCGCTGCCCAGCACAATCCGGATGTGACGTCGCAAACCGTGCGGGAAGGCGTGATCGAAGAGGTGATCAAGAAGGTGATCCCCGAAGAGATGATGGACGACAAGACGAAAATATATGTGAACTCCACGGGAAGGTTCGTGGTGGGCGGCCCCAAGGGTGACTGCGGCATGACGGGCCGGAAGATCATCGTCGATACCTACGGCGGCGTAGGCAGCCACGGCGGCGGCGCCTTCTCGGGCAAAGATCCCTCGAAAGTGGACCGGAGCGCCTCCTATATGGCCCGTTACATCGCGAAGAACCTCGTTGCCGCGGGGCTTGCGGACAGGATCGAGCTTCAGCTCGCCTATACCATTGGAGTGGCCGAGCCCGTATCCGTAATGGTCGATACCCAGGGCACGGCGAAGATAAGCCCCGACAGAATTGCGGAGATCGTCATGGAGGTCTTCGATATGAGGCCGAGAAAGATCATCGAGAGACTCGACCTTCTGAGGCCCATTTATAACAAAACCGCGTGTTGCGGCCACTTCGGCAGGAACGATCCCGATTTTACGTGGGAAAAGCTCGACATGGTCGACCAGATCAGAAAGAAAGCCGGCATCTGA
- a CDS encoding efflux RND transporter periplasmic adaptor subunit, whose amino-acid sequence MRKFSWNRKKVAVLVALSFLLVSAVAATILARKGSSKHRDSYAREAKKEEPGMVVLAAEKLAASGIEIMQIRREQTRAPLTATAAIEINADSSSRISSRVTGRIVHLMVSQGDRVKAGRPLASMDTVELDQIWSEYRKNSGRYQLALKNLKREEALFEKNVAPEKDVLKAKQDLSEAEADLTLSRERFRLLGVDVNAIEIQKNGEAAKRPLIPIISSVSGVVIEKPVTLGEVVNPEKLLFIVADLSTLWVMVDIYEKDVSRLRAGAVVTISVSAFPNRPFRGKISYIGDVVDVRTRTVKARVTIDNHDGVLKPGMFATVSIDSEKDAPTEMVISVPEECILIDGSDRYVFVRVGEGRFKRKDVTPGRAFGKKVEISAGLDEGDMIVTKGTFPLKSEYKKQMVQGH is encoded by the coding sequence ATGAGGAAGTTCTCCTGGAATAGAAAAAAAGTCGCTGTCCTTGTCGCTCTGTCTTTTTTACTTGTATCGGCGGTTGCGGCAACGATTCTCGCACGAAAGGGATCATCAAAACACCGCGATTCTTACGCGAGGGAGGCGAAGAAGGAAGAACCGGGTATGGTGGTCCTTGCCGCCGAAAAACTGGCCGCATCGGGCATAGAGATCATGCAGATCAGGCGTGAGCAGACCCGGGCGCCCCTTACGGCGACGGCGGCCATAGAGATCAATGCCGACAGTTCCTCCCGAATAAGCTCGAGAGTAACGGGCCGGATCGTACACCTCATGGTTTCCCAGGGAGACCGGGTGAAAGCAGGCCGGCCTCTGGCTTCGATGGATACGGTGGAACTCGACCAGATATGGTCGGAGTACCGGAAAAATTCCGGCAGGTATCAGCTGGCCCTGAAGAACCTGAAGCGCGAGGAGGCACTTTTCGAAAAGAATGTGGCCCCGGAGAAAGATGTGCTCAAGGCAAAACAGGACCTGAGTGAGGCCGAGGCGGACCTCACTCTTTCCAGGGAAAGGTTCCGACTTCTCGGGGTCGATGTAAACGCGATAGAGATCCAGAAAAACGGCGAGGCAGCAAAAAGGCCCCTCATACCCATTATATCGAGCGTGAGCGGGGTTGTTATCGAGAAACCGGTCACCCTGGGAGAGGTGGTGAATCCTGAAAAACTGCTTTTTATCGTGGCCGATCTTTCGACCCTCTGGGTCATGGTCGATATCTATGAAAAAGACGTATCGAGGCTCAGGGCGGGCGCGGTGGTCACCATATCGGTCAGTGCCTTTCCCAACAGGCCGTTCAGGGGAAAAATATCGTATATCGGCGATGTCGTGGACGTGCGCACGAGGACCGTAAAGGCCCGTGTGACCATCGACAACCACGACGGCGTGCTGAAACCCGGCATGTTCGCCACGGTCTCCATCGATTCCGAAAAAGACGCCCCCACGGAAATGGTGATCTCCGTCCCCGAAGAGTGCATCCTTATCGACGGCTCGGACAGGTATGTCTTCGTCCGGGTGGGCGAGGGCAGGTTCAAGAGGAAGGATGTAACCCCGGGCAGGGCCTTCGGCAAAAAAGTCGAGATATCGGCGGGTCTCGATGAAGGGGATATGATCGTGACAAAAGGAACTTTCCCCCTCAAGTCGGAGTACAAAAAACAGATGGTTCAGGGTCACTAA
- a CDS encoding HPr family phosphocarrier protein, which translates to MREGTFTIRNRLGLHARAAALFVKKATEFEADIWMEKDGAKVNGKSIMGLLMLACPLGSTIQLSVDGPDEELAFENLGTLLNEGFYEE; encoded by the coding sequence ATGCGGGAAGGGACATTTACCATAAGAAACAGATTGGGACTTCATGCGAGGGCGGCTGCCCTGTTTGTGAAAAAGGCGACTGAATTCGAAGCTGATATCTGGATGGAAAAAGACGGGGCAAAGGTAAACGGAAAGAGCATCATGGGCCTTCTCATGCTTGCCTGTCCCCTTGGAAGCACCATACAGCTGAGTGTGGACGGCCCTGATGAAGAACTGGCCTTCGAAAATCTCGGAACGCTCCTCAACGAAGGATTTTACGAAGAATGA
- the raiA gene encoding ribosome-associated translation inhibitor RaiA — MGITISFRHIDPDEEIKKYVEEKIAKLQKHVEIPLDVHVVLSIERKYRHRIDVMFTINGVVINAHEVMDEMHAAIDKIVDKLERRLTRYKDKMKKYRENRPKGAESTPGEAVSKIIVTRTVEAKPMDPEEATMQLDASGDSFMIFRDRDKGNVCVIYKRRDGNFSLIETLGKNL, encoded by the coding sequence ATGGGTATTACCATAAGTTTCCGACACATCGATCCGGATGAAGAGATTAAGAAGTATGTGGAAGAAAAGATCGCGAAGCTTCAGAAACATGTCGAAATACCTCTGGACGTTCACGTAGTGCTCTCGATAGAGCGGAAATACCGGCACAGAATCGATGTCATGTTCACCATAAACGGCGTGGTAATCAATGCCCACGAAGTAATGGACGAGATGCATGCGGCCATTGACAAGATCGTGGATAAGCTCGAGCGGAGGCTGACCCGGTACAAGGACAAGATGAAGAAGTACAGGGAAAACAGGCCCAAGGGGGCCGAATCCACGCCCGGAGAGGCCGTGTCGAAAATTATCGTGACCAGGACCGTGGAGGCCAAGCCTATGGACCCTGAAGAGGCTACCATGCAGCTCGATGCCTCGGGAGACAGCTTCATGATCTTCCGCGACCGGGACAAAGGCAATGTCTGTGTTATTTACAAAAGAAGAGATGGAAATTTCAGCCTTATAGAGACTCTGGGAAAGAATCTATGA
- a CDS encoding Rrf2 family transcriptional regulator, with amino-acid sequence MRITTEIQYGLRSLCDMVYNGSQGPIQARSIGERQNISQRYIEQIFQKLRKEGIVKSVRGPLGGYRLARRPDKISIGDVIRAVTGGDLRLVFCEGSNNRPHGACRRLGKCVVSEIWGEASKNLMDYFNSVTVESICEEARERGMEI; translated from the coding sequence GTGAGAATTACCACAGAGATACAGTACGGGCTCAGGTCCCTGTGCGACATGGTATATAACGGATCCCAAGGCCCCATTCAGGCACGGAGTATCGGTGAAAGGCAGAATATATCCCAGAGATATATAGAGCAGATCTTTCAGAAGCTGAGAAAAGAGGGGATCGTAAAAAGCGTTCGCGGTCCCCTGGGAGGATACCGTCTGGCCAGGAGACCCGACAAGATCAGCATTGGAGACGTGATCCGTGCCGTTACCGGCGGTGACCTACGCCTTGTCTTCTGCGAAGGCAGTAACAACCGCCCTCATGGAGCCTGCCGACGGCTAGGTAAATGCGTGGTATCCGAGATATGGGGAGAGGCGTCGAAAAACCTCATGGATTATTTTAACTCGGTTACTGTCGAGTCTATCTGCGAGGAGGCCCGGGAGAGGGGAATGGAAATATAA
- a CDS encoding PfkB family carbohydrate kinase translates to MSKLLVVGTVAYDSIETPFGKVENVLGGSALHFTSAASFFTDVGIIASVGKDFDLEDISYLKTRSVDMSGIQVDEGKTFRWEGRYGFDLNQAITLKTELNVIENFRPSIPENFMDAEFVFLANIDPEIQSHVIDQLANPAVIVLDTMNLWIEHKLDALMHAIGKIDMLVINEAELREISKEHNLVKGARKILEKGPKCVVAKRGEYGALMVNRDEIFLCPAYPLEDVFDPTGAGDTFAGGFMGYLSNVGEASAETIKQAIIMGSLMASFNVEDFSVNRLKALGYDEIRQRYHSFKKCIDFGEVEFAR, encoded by the coding sequence ATGAGTAAACTTCTGGTGGTGGGGACGGTTGCGTACGATTCGATTGAGACCCCATTCGGAAAAGTCGAGAACGTATTAGGCGGCTCCGCCCTTCATTTCACGTCGGCAGCAAGTTTTTTCACCGATGTGGGCATTATTGCGTCGGTGGGAAAAGACTTTGACCTCGAAGATATCAGCTATCTGAAAACGCGAAGTGTGGACATGAGCGGCATTCAGGTCGATGAGGGGAAGACGTTCCGGTGGGAAGGGAGATATGGTTTCGATCTCAACCAGGCGATTACCCTGAAGACGGAGCTTAACGTGATAGAGAATTTCAGGCCCTCCATACCTGAGAATTTCATGGACGCGGAGTTTGTCTTTCTCGCTAATATCGATCCGGAAATTCAGTCCCACGTGATCGATCAGTTGGCCAATCCGGCCGTAATAGTGCTCGATACCATGAATCTCTGGATAGAGCATAAGCTCGACGCACTGATGCACGCGATCGGCAAAATAGATATGCTTGTAATAAATGAGGCGGAGCTGCGGGAGATCTCAAAAGAGCACAACCTCGTAAAAGGGGCGAGAAAGATACTGGAGAAGGGGCCGAAGTGCGTCGTGGCCAAGAGGGGAGAATACGGCGCCCTCATGGTGAACCGGGACGAGATATTCCTTTGCCCTGCCTATCCCCTTGAGGACGTATTCGATCCCACGGGCGCGGGCGATACCTTTGCCGGAGGCTTCATGGGGTATCTTTCCAATGTAGGCGAAGCCAGCGCGGAGACGATAAAGCAGGCCATTATCATGGGCTCCCTCATGGCCTCTTTCAACGTGGAGGATTTCAGCGTCAACAGGCTTAAAGCCCTCGGATACGACGAAATAAGGCAGCGGTATCATTCATTTAAAAAATGTATCGACTTCGGAGAAGTGGAATTCGCCAGGTAA
- the ptsP gene encoding phosphoenolpyruvate--protein phosphotransferase, translating to MNEEAYVNRALKGVGVSSGIAIGTVYLLERGKIPVSKVSVREDHLEREVVKFKNAIKVAIEELDTIKGGIADDELKKHAFIIDAHMLILQDPFFVDDVVRTIRERRVNAEWALDSVVSKYLASFERMEDAYLRERGQDIKHIYERLVRILVKGKGLTIHQKGIKGRAIIVARDLSPADTIQLNLSKISGFATDVGGRTSHTSIVARALEIPAVVGLGDLTSQIKNNDTIIIDGDDGVVIINPDQDVQRDYMARQVHLKSQRRDFLKIAKLKAETSDGFRVRVGANIELLAEMDIVSRYGASGIGLYRTEYIYLSRNSLPSEMDHYHIYRKLAENKALEYITIRTLDIGGDKFSNTIEVKREINPAMGLRAIRLCVKELPIFKAQLLGILRASAHGPLRILIPMVSGIDEVRLAKSIIRECMDELERKKVHFDKYIKIGIMIEVPSTCMIADVLAKEVDFFSIGTNDLIQYTLAIDRVNEYVSYLYEPLHPAVLRMIKKTVEAAHVNDIEVALCGEMAGEPLYVPVLLGLELDEFSMNPYSIPRVKKVIRGLDHDYCKELLAEVLRMKSAKEGEGLLRREMGRIFPEDFMKCFISEG from the coding sequence ATGAACGAAGAAGCGTACGTAAATAGGGCCTTGAAAGGCGTCGGGGTGTCTTCGGGCATCGCCATAGGCACGGTCTATCTCCTTGAACGGGGAAAGATTCCTGTCAGCAAGGTATCGGTGAGAGAGGACCACCTGGAAAGGGAGGTCGTCAAATTCAAGAATGCCATAAAGGTGGCTATAGAGGAGCTCGATACCATAAAGGGCGGCATCGCCGATGATGAATTGAAAAAACATGCCTTCATCATCGACGCCCATATGCTTATACTCCAGGACCCTTTCTTTGTGGACGATGTGGTGAGAACGATCAGGGAGAGGCGGGTCAACGCCGAATGGGCCCTTGATTCGGTGGTTTCCAAATATCTGGCGAGCTTCGAGAGGATGGAGGACGCCTATCTCAGGGAAAGAGGCCAGGACATAAAGCATATTTATGAGAGGCTCGTGCGCATCCTGGTGAAAGGCAAAGGGCTGACCATCCACCAGAAAGGGATCAAGGGCAGGGCCATAATTGTGGCCAGGGACCTTTCTCCGGCAGACACGATCCAACTGAACCTCAGTAAGATTTCAGGCTTTGCCACCGATGTGGGTGGAAGGACCTCCCATACGTCGATTGTAGCACGGGCACTCGAGATACCGGCGGTGGTCGGCCTCGGCGATCTTACGAGCCAGATAAAGAATAACGATACGATCATTATAGACGGCGACGACGGGGTGGTGATCATCAACCCCGACCAGGACGTGCAGAGGGACTATATGGCCCGGCAGGTCCATCTCAAAAGCCAGAGGCGTGATTTTCTCAAGATCGCCAAGCTCAAGGCTGAGACGAGCGACGGCTTCAGGGTAAGGGTAGGGGCGAACATCGAGCTCCTCGCCGAAATGGATATCGTATCCCGGTACGGAGCGAGCGGGATAGGTCTCTACAGGACCGAATACATATACCTTTCACGAAACTCGCTCCCTTCCGAGATGGACCATTACCACATTTACCGGAAGCTGGCGGAGAACAAGGCCCTCGAGTATATCACCATCAGAACCCTCGACATCGGGGGGGATAAATTCTCGAATACCATCGAGGTGAAACGGGAAATCAACCCCGCCATGGGGCTCAGGGCCATTCGCCTGTGCGTAAAGGAATTGCCTATTTTCAAGGCCCAGCTCCTGGGCATCCTCCGCGCCAGCGCCCACGGCCCCTTAAGGATCCTCATTCCCATGGTATCGGGCATCGATGAGGTGCGTCTCGCCAAATCGATCATCCGTGAGTGTATGGACGAATTGGAGCGCAAGAAGGTCCATTTCGACAAATACATAAAGATAGGGATCATGATCGAGGTGCCGTCCACGTGCATGATCGCCGATGTGCTCGCCAAAGAAGTCGATTTTTTCAGCATAGGCACCAATGATCTGATCCAGTATACCTTGGCGATAGACCGGGTGAATGAATACGTCTCCTATCTTTACGAGCCCCTCCATCCCGCGGTGCTCAGGATGATAAAGAAGACGGTTGAGGCGGCCCACGTGAACGATATAGAAGTGGCCTTATGCGGCGAGATGGCGGGCGAGCCCCTCTATGTGCCGGTCCTCCTGGGTCTCGAGCTTGACGAGTTTTCAATGAACCCCTATTCCATCCCGAGGGTGAAGAAAGTGATACGCGGCCTCGACCACGACTATTGCAAGGAGCTGCTGGCGGAGGTCCTGCGTATGAAATCGGCAAAAGAAGGCGAAGGGCTCCTGCGCAGGGAAATGGGCAGAATTTTCCCCGAGGATTTTATGAAGTGTTTCATTAGCGAAGGTTAG
- the rapZ gene encoding RNase adapter RapZ yields MKIVILSGISGSGKTTFLRALEDVGYFCVDHFPLMLLQNFSILAKAAGNKIEKCALVVDIREKEFFEEGKDILRKVKTKWNAEVIFLDSSDDTLINRFKVTRRAHPLYGISSIKEALKEERMLVSWIRDIADRVIDTSFMTPHELRRLALTSYREDTRGMTIHLMSFGYAQGIPHEADLVFDVRFLPNPYFVEELREKTGSSEDVADFIRSTEAYEEFSRMLFDFLSYLFPLYEKEGKSYLTLGIGCTGGKHRSVFVANELAKQFSTSSYAVSTVHRDVDR; encoded by the coding sequence TTGAAAATAGTAATTCTTAGCGGTATCTCCGGATCGGGGAAAACCACCTTCCTCCGGGCCCTCGAAGACGTGGGGTATTTTTGCGTGGACCATTTCCCTCTTATGCTGCTGCAGAACTTCTCAATTCTTGCCAAGGCCGCAGGGAATAAGATCGAGAAGTGCGCGCTCGTGGTGGACATCAGGGAAAAAGAATTTTTCGAAGAAGGCAAGGATATTCTGCGAAAGGTCAAGACAAAATGGAATGCCGAGGTTATATTTCTTGACAGTTCGGACGATACACTTATAAACAGATTTAAAGTCACCAGGAGGGCCCATCCTCTTTATGGGATTTCGAGCATTAAAGAGGCCCTGAAAGAGGAAAGAATGCTCGTGAGCTGGATCAGGGATATTGCGGACAGGGTCATCGATACCTCCTTCATGACTCCCCATGAGCTGAGACGCCTTGCCCTCACCTCGTACCGGGAGGACACGAGGGGAATGACCATACACCTCATGTCTTTCGGTTATGCCCAGGGAATCCCTCACGAAGCGGACCTGGTATTTGACGTGCGTTTTCTCCCTAACCCCTATTTTGTAGAGGAGTTGAGGGAAAAGACGGGTTCTTCGGAAGATGTTGCCGATTTCATTCGTTCGACCGAGGCATATGAAGAGTTTTCCCGTATGCTTTTTGACTTTCTTTCTTACCTTTTCCCTCTCTATGAGAAAGAAGGTAAGAGTTATCTGACTCTGGGGATCGGCTGTACGGGCGGCAAGCACAGGTCTGTCTTTGTGGCGAACGAGCTTGCAAAGCAATTCTCCACATCGAGCTACGCGGTATCTACCGTTCACAGGGATGTTGACAGATAA
- a CDS encoding TolC family protein produces MSHIIPFVFFILISAGFAHAVTMTEAVGIGFANNPDLMALRQEAELAKAQLQKARLLLPANPLIAGTLSKKEKPSEAGTGNYTNYSLTLSQEFEVAGQRGVRIGLAEKNLSRVGFQIRDRERLLRYAIKDAFARAISLKNREELTRRVVGFQEELVDFTRIKYRAGSVSGLEVNLSEIELGKAKKDLFSVERELKEALLGLQGLMGVRSNPAFTVHGELSPEKFRVPAKEELMKRSAEMRPDMKVSVAEVDMSERAIDLAKREAIPNVVLGGFQTRDEERFDRGVLMSVAIPLFDRRQAERKRAEALALQARIRRSGLEKTLEREIDDAYNNLSLTLRELALFQKEIMNKSMETLSLLNFAYKEGKISFFEVRTAQKDTLEIQFAYLDTVLQAERWLHAVERAVGGEIE; encoded by the coding sequence ATGTCCCACATCATCCCATTTGTTTTTTTCATCTTAATTTCCGCAGGGTTTGCCCATGCCGTCACCATGACCGAGGCCGTGGGAATAGGGTTTGCAAATAACCCCGATCTCATGGCATTAAGGCAGGAGGCGGAATTGGCGAAGGCCCAGCTCCAAAAGGCGCGGCTCCTGCTGCCTGCCAATCCTCTGATTGCCGGTACCCTGTCGAAAAAGGAGAAACCCTCTGAGGCAGGGACGGGGAATTATACCAACTACAGCCTTACCCTCTCGCAGGAATTCGAGGTCGCGGGCCAAAGGGGCGTGAGGATTGGGCTTGCGGAGAAGAACCTTTCCAGGGTCGGCTTTCAGATCAGGGATCGGGAAAGGTTGCTCCGATATGCGATAAAAGATGCCTTTGCCCGGGCGATTTCTCTCAAGAACCGGGAAGAGCTGACCCGGAGGGTAGTTGGTTTTCAGGAAGAGCTGGTGGACTTCACCCGTATAAAATACAGGGCCGGAAGCGTTTCAGGCCTCGAGGTGAACCTCTCCGAGATAGAGCTCGGAAAAGCAAAAAAAGATCTTTTTTCGGTTGAACGGGAATTGAAGGAGGCACTCCTCGGCCTTCAGGGACTCATGGGAGTAAGGTCAAATCCCGCGTTCACCGTTCATGGAGAGCTTTCTCCCGAAAAATTCCGTGTGCCTGCAAAAGAGGAGCTCATGAAGCGATCGGCGGAAATGAGGCCCGATATGAAGGTGTCGGTCGCCGAAGTCGATATGTCGGAGCGCGCCATCGATCTGGCGAAGCGGGAGGCCATACCGAACGTGGTGCTGGGCGGATTCCAGACCAGGGATGAGGAGAGGTTCGACAGGGGCGTCCTCATGTCCGTGGCAATTCCGCTCTTCGACAGAAGACAGGCGGAGAGAAAAAGGGCCGAGGCGCTGGCCCTCCAGGCACGGATCAGGCGCTCGGGCCTCGAAAAAACGCTCGAGCGGGAGATCGATGATGCATATAACAATCTCTCCCTTACCTTAAGAGAGCTTGCCCTATTTCAGAAGGAGATAATGAATAAGTCGATGGAAACCCTAAGCCTTCTCAACTTCGCCTATAAGGAAGGTAAAATCAGTTTTTTCGAGGTTAGGACAGCCCAGAAGGATACGCTGGAGATCCAGTTTGCCTATCTCGATACGGTATTGCAGGCGGAGCGATGGCTTCACGCCGTCGAACGCGCCGTGGGGGGTGAGATAGAATGA